Genomic window (Candidatus Poribacteria bacterium):
CCTTCATAGAATTCAGCAAGTATATCATGAGGTGTGTTGGCGGTGAACCAAGGCGGAATATAATGGAAAAAGAGTTCTTTCCACTCATTCTCTGGCGAGGCGAATTGGTACGGGTGAAGGAAGAACGCGAACAGATCCTGTAACATCCCATACGACGCGATCGAAGTCGAAATCACGAGCATGGAATAGATGGTCAGTAGCTCCCCAGAGGATAAACGGATCCGCTGCCATAACTTTGATAGGCAGTTGTTGAAAGCGACAAGGCAGAACAGAATAAAGATGGGGTAGATAAATATCGGCAGGGCGGTCGCCTCTGCGCGATACTTCATCTCCACAAGTGTCACCCAATAGACGTTGACAGGGACTAAAAACAGACCAATCTGTATTGCGCGCGCCGTTGCACCGTCATATTTCCTGCGTTCGGAGGTCCCTTGCAATTAAGCACTCCATTGTCCTCAAACCAATTCTTGGTGGTCTACTACTAACCAATCGTGCTGGTTTGCAGCTGTTGATAACGCAAAACGTGATGCGTGAAACTAAAAATCATTGGCTCATCGGTTCATTTAGCCCCAGCGGGGCGACATGTCTATCCGAAGGGTGGAACATAAGAAGAATGAATCAACCAACCGACTAATGAACCAATGAGCTCCCCGATGTCCCGGTGGAGGCTTTCGTAGGGAACAACGATCGTTGTTCCCTACAACCGCTATAAAATGTCAACACGCCCTAGCACCCAAGGTTACTACATTCACAAATAATCCCCATTGCCGAATGAGTGTAGCATCAAGGACATCTGTTGTCAAGAAGGGTTGAAGGATTACACCAATCTATGGTACTATAACCCATGATCTGACCTGAAATTAACCTTAAAGACCGCGCCCAGAAAGTGAGGCAAAAAATGGCATCCGCTAAAAACAACCCCGGTTCCTATCTCACCGCAGCACGTAAACTCGCGCCCCGTGTTGCAGCGCTCACCGACGAGATTGATCGCGAACGGGAGCTACCTGATGCACTTTTTGCAGAACTGGCAGACAAAGGGCTCTTCCGCCTACTGGTGCCGCGTTCCCTCGGCGGAGGAGAGATCGACTATCTGGAGCATCTTTCCATCGTTCAGACCTTCGCTGAAGTTGACGGTAGCACTGCTTGGTGTATCAACCAAAATAATGTCTTTGCGACTGTCTCTGCGAAAATGCCTGAGCCGCTAGCGCGAGAGATTTGGGGTGCCCAGCGGGTGGTGGTTGCAAACGGGCCCCCAACAAATGCTTTTGCTGTACCTGTCAATGGGGGATACCGTCTCACAGGTCGGTGGAATTTTAGCAGCGGTTGTCGCCATGCCACTTGGATGGCAGCGGTCGCTCCCGTCAAAGATCCTTCGGGGGATAAGAGGGCGGATCGGATGCTAATCATGCCGAAAGACGAGGTGAACCTCGTAGATGTCTGGCAGGTCAACGGGCTTCGGGGGACTGGAACTTTTAGCTTTGAGGTTAAGGATGTCTTCGTCCCCAGTGAACGGACATTCAACCCTTCCGATACCCCGCGTGAGGAGGGACCACTGTATGTGATGCCGATGCTGCTGCTGTTCGCTTCGGGATTTGCGTGCACGGCACTTGGCGTCGCGCGTACGGCACTGGATGCCGCGGTTGAGTTGGCGGGCGGGAAGCGTCCGCGTTTTGATCAAAATCTATTGCGAGATAAACCCATCGTCCAACGAGAGATCGGCAGAGCCGAAGCAATCTGGGGATCGGGGCGTGCGTTTCTGCTTGAAACCGCAGCCGCAGCGTGGGAGAGTGCCTGCAAGGTTCATACTCTGACGGTTGAGGAACGCATCCGGTTGCGATTGGCTTCAACGCACGCCATCCGTATGGCAGCCGCAGCAGTTGATATTGTTTATGAGGTGTGCGGTTCTGACTCTATTTTCGAGCATAAGCCGATTCAACGCCGGTTTCAAGACGCGCATGTTATCACGCAGCAGATTCAGGGACGTATGTCACACTATGAGACGGCGGGGCAGTTTTTCTTGGGGCTGGAGCCGGAAGGTCTGTTCTAACGATAATGGAGGGCGACTTTGCGAATTGCTCGGACGATGTCCGCAATGTCCCCATCGGTAAAGCTGGGCAGCATACTGAGATTGACACCGCGACCCATCAGGGCTTCGCCATACGGACATTCGGCAAGCCGGTAGTCGATCGGCTTTTCCCGTTCATAGTCGAATGGGAAGCGGGTGCGGCCGTAGCAGTCCGGTTCAGCGAGAAACGGGTTGCGATAAAGAGGGCCCTCCTTACCCGATCCGATG
Coding sequences:
- a CDS encoding acyl-CoA dehydrogenase family protein, translated to MASAKNNPGSYLTAARKLAPRVAALTDEIDRERELPDALFAELADKGLFRLLVPRSLGGGEIDYLEHLSIVQTFAEVDGSTAWCINQNNVFATVSAKMPEPLAREIWGAQRVVVANGPPTNAFAVPVNGGYRLTGRWNFSSGCRHATWMAAVAPVKDPSGDKRADRMLIMPKDEVNLVDVWQVNGLRGTGTFSFEVKDVFVPSERTFNPSDTPREEGPLYVMPMLLLFASGFACTALGVARTALDAAVELAGGKRPRFDQNLLRDKPIVQREIGRAEAIWGSGRAFLLETAAAAWESACKVHTLTVEERIRLRLASTHAIRMAAAAVDIVYEVCGSDSIFEHKPIQRRFQDAHVITQQIQGRMSHYETAGQFFLGLEPEGLF